acTTTTATCTGTCACTTTTACCCACAGAGTTAAAAGCagggcttttatttttttacactttcTCCAAATTAGTGTTTTCTTCACTCACTGAGTCAGAATCATAATAGattaaaaaggtttttatttatgtagttaGTGTGATTTTTGTCTATTACTGTAGTTGTGTTCGAtttagctgttttttctttaacgTTGAGGAGGCTGTGAGCCTAAGAATTTAATTgccaaataaaaactgaaactgaaacgtCTTTAATGACTGTGTCTAGTGTTGTGTTTAAAGATCTTATATAAAAAATCTTCTCTTGTATCGTGACCCAGAACAGCTTGAGATAAGAAGTCACAGTGCATTCTGTGGaacagagaaataaaaacattggGTGGATCAGTTGAGTTGATTATTTGCACAAGTAATTCCAACTAAAAACACACCAGTGATTTCATAATCCTGCTGCTCCTGTCGTGTATATAAAGGCAGGTGTGTCTGTCAGGGATCAGCAGTGTTCAGCCGTCCAGAAGACTTCATCCAGCCACACAGCGTCTCTGCACACTTGTAAGTCGCTCTGcatctgttttatttcattctgCTGTAAAATGCCACCCTGCAGCCGAGCCTCTTATTAACATTTTCTCATTGAAACAGTCATCTTCATATTTGTATGTGTaagatgtaagaaaaaaaaaattgtgtatgtttctgttctgtgtcctgtttgtttgtatatgtgtctttctggctgctgttacaaccaaatttccccttgtgggacaattaaaggattattctattctattttccAGAATAGCATTTAATTCACAAtacttttgttttatacagGTGCTGCAGGTACTATTAATGATGCCATTACAAATGTACTGCAGAATTATTGTTATTAGTTCGTATTTTAAGCCCATTGCTGATTTCTCTccatttttgtctctgtgtgtttcctaTAACTTTGTTAATGCAGGAACTCAAAATGCCCGAGTACATCACTGAACTCCAAGTGTCTTGGAATGAAGATGATGAGGAGAAATTCACTAAGGAAGGCTTCAGTAAAATTCCTGTTAATCTAAACAAAGGAACTGGAGGAAACACAATCTACCTTTGGTACAAGAAAGGCACGGGCTCAGGAATCTCCACCATTCAATTTTCATTCAGCCAAGAGATGACCAATGGCCTGTTCGAAGCAGGGTATACAAAGATCCCCAAAAACCTCAATGAGGGAGCAGGTAGAGACGAAATCTACCTGTGGTACTCCAAATCTGAAAAGAATGTTCCCATTGTGGACATTGATGTCACTGAAGATGCAGATGCTGAAGCTCAGAAGTTTAAAGATGGCTGGGAGAGACTGGCCTGTGACCTGAACCGCAATGCTGGAGGAAACCTGATCTATCTGTTCGTGAAGAGGGAGAAACAAACCTACATCTCTGAGATCATGACCACTGTTGACTGCAGTGGAGATGGGGATAAATTCAAGAATGGCTACATCCGAGTGGATGAAAACACCAACAGGGGTGCAAAAGAGAGAGGTAGTACTACGCCTACCATCTTCCTGTGGTACCGCCTGAGCACTTTCCCCAAGGATGCCTACAGAGATCTGAAAGTCTCCACCAATCAGAGCGAATGTGAAATGTATGAACAAAAGGGCTATAAGAAGGTGGAACAGAACCTGAACGAGGGGACTGGAGGAAACAAGGTGTACCTGTGGTACAAGAAAGCCGACAGCAACAACCCCATCAAGGCCGTCACTGTGATCACCAACATCCCAGGAGCTGTGGAGCCGTACCAGAGGGCCGGGGTCAAAATCATCCAAGAGAGCCTCAACACCGGCAACAATGGTGTTTTCatttatgtgtgttttaatCAGTGAGGGTAACCGATGTTCATGTTAAAATGGTTTGATGAtgggtttttctttcctttctgtaATGATCTTCAATCACTGTGATCTCAGAGCTTTGACTCCACCAGCGATTATTGATCCAATCAATCTGATTCACTCTGTATCACTTTATTCTGATGATTCTGTTTCAATAAAGCCTCTTTAGCATCTGAAATCTCTCTGTGCCGTGTGTCAAAGCTTCATCTGACGCTTGTTAACAGAATAAAGTgagctgagcaggatcaatacATGACTTCATTTAGCAGAAACCAGTTCCTGGGGAGCTACTTGCTCTTTTGTTATTGTCTAAGTAGAAACGTGATGGTGAAAATAGTGATGAGTTTGCAGAGGTGAATCCAAAGCAGacttctcacagattctgagaCTGCAGGTTACATCActgtccaaccaaaattcactgaaccagcggCAAATGAAAGTCCAAAACAACGCTTAACGTTTGAAATACaggtttggtggttgttgagaTGGTTTTGTGaacttttagctgagattctgagaTTTCTATAGATGCCACACATGTCTATATTTAAATAACAGATTTGGCGGTACATCCCATTAAACCAGATGTTCACCCTCACGCCTGGTACTAGAGACATTAGGGTTCAACAGATTAAATGTTTAGGGAGGTTTTTAACAGCAAGAAAAGTTGTAAAACTTAAGAAAATACagttaaccctctggggtcgctGGACTCGCCGACTcgtcaaaatcacatgaccaattaaGACAACACAGCTACAAGACGCAGCGACTCAGATTTTCCATTTCAACTAGGGTCGAAAGTGCGGACTTCAAACACTTCAAAAAATACACGcggtgtttttttctgaacaaaacagtggtgtttacagcgggaagaacggtaaaaacggcgttttctacagacagcgctagcaaacactctCAGCTTGTGagtgaacaaagaaaaagaaaaaacaccccttccctattggtgttagagtttaccatgtcagccaatcaaaaaaaatgataaggcaacatgtgacatttggttgtttagggagaaggggaagtttttaggagtgacaccagCAACAGAAAGCGGGCAggcaaaagaaagagagagagcgagttttcatatgtgagacactagtgacgtttagcgtgtttggaggctgtagttagtttgttgtgtagttattgttttgtattgtgtgtcagttagactgctgaatttcatgttTGCTCTAAAAAAGccgtcaaaggcagattccagtgtaaacgctgttccCACATGGAAAACTGGACTGATACACCTCCTGCAGTCAGACCtacagggtttaggcctgtggtgttctcctctgtcttatactgaacacaaa
This genomic window from Oreochromis niloticus isolate F11D_XX unplaced genomic scaffold, O_niloticus_UMD_NMBU tig00008135_pilon, whole genome shotgun sequence contains:
- the LOC109198108 gene encoding uncharacterized protein LOC109198108 — translated: MPEYITELQVSWNEDDEEKFTKEGFSKIPVNLNKGTGGNTIYLWYKKGTGSGISTIQFSFSQEMTNGLFEAGYTKIPKNLNEGAGRDEIYLWYSKSEKNVPIVDIDVTEDADAEAQKFKDGWERLACDLNRNAGGNLIYLFVKREKQTYISEIMTTVDCSGDGDKFKNGYIRVDENTNRGAKERGSTTPTIFLWYRLSTFPKDAYRDLKVSTNQSECEMYEQKGYKKVEQNLNEGTGGNKVYLWYKKADSNNPIKAVTVITNIPGAVEPYQRAGVKIIQESLNTGNNGVFIYVCFNQ